Proteins encoded by one window of Myxococcus guangdongensis:
- a CDS encoding DOMON domain-containing protein: MSAHVTHLFRVCPSILSLALALGCTTALAAPNEPWFEKGTVLVATPDDGAYYGMDTQKRIGCEGRLCLWHVVQSLGPCFYGLCTNQQMVLSDLEGRFLGAAEDLDAWASNALRFIDAEHVEVVTTRRNEPFNIPAEALDPLGVSRQVLKVAPDGSRFIAASAPPPKWTKPAARRGDARAVSKPPKSRPVDDALLARARALCRKDLRFTPVDYACRDGACLLLLSGVEPSSESDTEEVSPAPSDGIRGPVCGLVVKGEDLQSLGFDEEGAEVEVSPTAYVVSGPVGARGAMEPMETLSRLRPGYMVFSDTVGAVVDGISPYPVRSARSAEAALALAPTAQAYTRTHISWGLSGWTGQDDLAFAWRLARVGGALALHVEVHDDKVVPSSTGTGVHSDHVELAVRPSGGSNLKLGVLLAAGGSVEARDWTGEANTPLPSIQGTWRKRPQGYEMTLTLPLSDLGVEASRVSFGFSLAVSDADTRGKQETLMTHSGALMFWTEYPPSIDEYRRHGSRD, from the coding sequence ATGAGCGCTCACGTGACCCACCTGTTCCGCGTCTGCCCGTCAATCCTGTCGCTCGCGCTGGCACTCGGGTGCACGACGGCCCTGGCCGCCCCCAATGAGCCTTGGTTCGAGAAGGGGACTGTCCTGGTCGCGACGCCCGACGACGGCGCGTATTACGGGATGGATACGCAGAAGCGCATCGGCTGCGAGGGCCGGCTCTGCCTGTGGCACGTGGTCCAGAGTCTGGGGCCCTGCTTCTATGGACTTTGCACGAACCAGCAGATGGTCTTGTCGGACCTGGAGGGGCGGTTCCTGGGGGCGGCGGAGGACCTCGACGCGTGGGCCTCGAACGCCCTGCGATTCATCGACGCGGAGCATGTCGAGGTCGTCACCACCCGAAGGAACGAGCCCTTCAACATCCCCGCCGAGGCATTGGACCCGCTGGGTGTGTCCCGGCAGGTCCTGAAGGTCGCGCCGGATGGCTCGCGATTCATCGCGGCTTCCGCTCCGCCGCCGAAGTGGACGAAGCCCGCCGCTCGCCGTGGGGATGCCCGCGCTGTCTCGAAGCCTCCCAAGTCACGGCCCGTGGACGACGCGCTCCTCGCTCGGGCTCGCGCCCTGTGTCGCAAGGACCTGCGCTTCACTCCCGTGGACTACGCCTGCCGGGATGGGGCGTGCCTGCTGCTGCTCTCCGGTGTCGAGCCCTCGTCCGAGTCAGACACCGAGGAGGTCTCCCCCGCGCCCTCGGACGGAATCCGGGGACCGGTCTGTGGCCTCGTGGTGAAGGGGGAGGACCTCCAGTCGCTCGGGTTCGACGAGGAGGGGGCCGAGGTCGAGGTGTCACCCACGGCGTACGTCGTGTCGGGTCCCGTCGGCGCTCGCGGCGCGATGGAGCCCATGGAGACGCTCTCACGCCTCCGGCCGGGTTACATGGTGTTCAGCGACACGGTGGGCGCCGTCGTCGACGGAATCTCGCCGTACCCGGTGCGGTCCGCGCGCTCCGCGGAGGCCGCGCTCGCACTGGCGCCCACGGCGCAAGCCTATACGCGGACTCACATCTCCTGGGGGCTCTCGGGCTGGACGGGACAGGACGACCTGGCCTTCGCGTGGCGACTGGCGCGCGTGGGCGGGGCGCTCGCCCTCCACGTCGAGGTGCACGATGACAAGGTGGTTCCCTCGAGCACGGGCACCGGCGTGCACTCGGACCACGTGGAGCTCGCGGTGCGACCGTCGGGAGGCTCCAACCTCAAGCTGGGGGTCCTGCTGGCCGCGGGAGGAAGCGTCGAGGCGCGTGACTGGACGGGAGAGGCGAACACGCCCCTGCCGTCCATCCAGGGCACCTGGCGCAAGCGCCCTCAGGGGTACGAGATGACGCTCACGCTCCCGCTGTCGGACCTCGGTGTGGAGGCGTCGCGGGTCTCCTTCGGCTTCTCGCTCGCGGTCTCCGACGCGGACACGCGAGGCAAGCAGGAGACGCTGATGACACACAGCGGAGCCCTGATGTTCTGGACCGAGTACCCGCCGAGCATCGACGAGTACCGCCGCCATGGCTCCAGGGACTGA
- a CDS encoding DUF695 domain-containing protein, translated as MSNAVKSWDENFDTYLMELEDGPTSFLLDMTAAAHAPLTSHPLRLTVRVVMKSPRPDGLRSREESEALFNLEDGLVPALGTLGFHFVGRSVGQGLTEAFFFGPRGVEQSEVQRRVTPVQGDYTLELELEEDPEWSVYFDWLYPPELHRHLMSNRSLLDLLAKQGDRSEVAREVDHLAHFPSEEQALRAGAQLTKQGFKVSAPRAPEAPSARWAVSFTREDSLAEGRADAVTVEILEVLQAHEGDYDGWGCVLTTMQ; from the coding sequence GTGAGCAACGCGGTGAAGTCGTGGGACGAGAACTTCGACACGTATCTCATGGAGCTCGAGGACGGCCCCACCTCGTTCCTCCTGGACATGACCGCGGCGGCCCATGCGCCGCTGACGAGCCACCCGCTGCGGCTCACCGTGCGCGTGGTGATGAAGTCGCCCCGGCCGGATGGCCTGCGCTCGCGTGAGGAGTCGGAGGCCCTCTTCAATCTGGAGGACGGGCTCGTCCCGGCGCTCGGGACGCTGGGGTTCCACTTCGTGGGCCGCAGCGTGGGACAGGGACTCACGGAGGCGTTCTTCTTCGGTCCGCGGGGCGTCGAGCAGTCCGAGGTCCAGCGCAGGGTGACCCCCGTGCAGGGTGACTACACGCTGGAGCTGGAGCTGGAGGAGGACCCGGAGTGGTCCGTGTACTTCGACTGGCTCTACCCTCCGGAGCTCCATCGCCACCTGATGTCGAACCGGAGCCTGCTGGACCTGCTGGCGAAGCAGGGAGACCGCAGCGAGGTGGCGCGCGAGGTGGACCATCTCGCGCACTTCCCCAGTGAGGAGCAGGCGCTCCGCGCCGGGGCGCAGCTCACGAAGCAGGGGTTCAAGGTCTCCGCGCCGCGAGCGCCCGAGGCCCCCTCGGCGCGGTGGGCCGTGTCCTTCACGCGAGAGGACTCGCTGGCGGAGGGGCGCGCGGACGCGGTGACGGTGGAGATTCTGGAGGTCCTCCAGGCCCACGAGGGTGACTACGACGGCTGGGGCTGCGTGCTGACGACGATGCAGTAG
- a CDS encoding ABC transporter substrate-binding protein has translation MRRMNVTRRWGWVCVLAATLVACKDDKPSEVPDAGPVETGPAALTEQEPNERPEQALDITRDSVVTAELTAQPNKADEDWYRLAPASPRVVDLTVSGLPGGDITLEVHDRDRNRLAAINSEGDGKPERFPNLYVEKERWVRVAPARKGVGGAYTLTVKMRAPNDGEEHEPNDRAVDAISLPLGQTVTAFLGHAGDEDWYRVELPEAAVPTPPPGEGVPATNDTQGSAPQGADALQGAVAQGAAAAQGQTPSPAPGSESGTATGTPEEGAAPLDTPPAPTGTFAGGEPPAVAQATDAGVAVPPEPPSVALKIELSAVEGVRPEISVLSAAEAPLFSLRGKEGEALSLRNIGVRATDRVVYVVVKGGWTGTGKEARRTFNSGTPYTLTVTQEEAGANAELEPNDELYKATPLTAGSYREGFISPKGDVDHFVLRTTEPVLAKVELSGVERLDLVLSMVEPPQGDGQQETVLLRANDGALKEPERLNNVACSGSCWFRVEGASRKVEGKWVKDFENAEQPYRISITTVPDNGGEEREPNNNLERAQELTLGKAVRGTVFPVKDTDFYRLDLSDRPVRTPLKATLLGILKVDVGLYLHRVQPDGKLSLVQTADRAKGDQPESIRFSAEPGVYIFEVRDAKNREANFQDSYQLTVEEGEQ, from the coding sequence ATGCGGAGAATGAACGTGACGCGACGTTGGGGGTGGGTCTGTGTGCTGGCCGCGACGCTGGTCGCCTGCAAGGACGACAAGCCGAGCGAGGTGCCCGACGCGGGGCCCGTGGAGACAGGGCCCGCGGCGCTCACGGAGCAGGAGCCCAATGAACGGCCCGAGCAGGCGCTCGACATCACCCGCGACAGCGTGGTGACGGCGGAGCTGACGGCGCAGCCCAACAAGGCGGACGAGGACTGGTACCGGCTGGCGCCCGCGTCGCCCCGGGTGGTGGACCTCACCGTGTCGGGCCTTCCCGGCGGGGACATCACCTTGGAGGTCCACGACCGGGACAGAAACCGCCTGGCCGCCATCAACAGCGAGGGGGACGGCAAGCCGGAGCGCTTCCCCAACCTCTACGTGGAGAAGGAGCGGTGGGTGCGCGTGGCGCCCGCGCGCAAGGGCGTGGGCGGGGCGTACACGTTGACGGTGAAGATGCGCGCGCCCAACGACGGCGAGGAGCACGAGCCGAACGACCGGGCGGTGGACGCGATTTCGCTGCCCCTGGGGCAGACGGTGACGGCGTTCCTGGGCCACGCGGGCGACGAGGACTGGTACCGGGTGGAGCTGCCCGAGGCCGCCGTCCCCACGCCGCCGCCGGGTGAGGGCGTCCCCGCGACGAACGACACGCAGGGCTCCGCGCCCCAGGGAGCCGACGCGCTCCAGGGCGCCGTGGCGCAGGGCGCGGCCGCCGCGCAGGGTCAGACGCCCTCCCCCGCCCCGGGCTCGGAGAGCGGCACGGCCACGGGCACCCCGGAGGAAGGCGCGGCGCCGCTGGACACGCCGCCCGCCCCCACGGGCACCTTCGCGGGAGGAGAGCCTCCCGCCGTGGCGCAGGCGACGGACGCGGGGGTCGCCGTGCCGCCCGAGCCTCCTTCCGTGGCGTTGAAGATCGAACTGTCCGCGGTGGAGGGCGTGCGGCCGGAGATCTCCGTGCTGTCGGCGGCCGAGGCGCCGCTGTTCTCGCTGCGCGGCAAGGAGGGCGAGGCGCTGTCCCTGCGCAACATCGGCGTGCGCGCGACGGACCGGGTGGTCTACGTGGTGGTGAAGGGCGGCTGGACGGGGACGGGCAAGGAGGCGCGCCGCACGTTCAACTCGGGCACGCCGTACACGCTCACCGTGACGCAGGAGGAGGCGGGCGCCAACGCGGAGCTGGAGCCCAACGACGAGCTGTACAAGGCGACGCCGCTGACGGCCGGCAGCTACCGCGAGGGCTTCATCTCGCCCAAGGGCGACGTGGACCACTTCGTGCTGCGCACGACGGAGCCGGTGCTGGCGAAGGTGGAGTTGTCGGGCGTGGAGCGGCTGGACCTGGTGCTTTCCATGGTGGAGCCGCCCCAGGGTGACGGCCAGCAGGAGACGGTGCTGCTGCGCGCCAATGACGGCGCGCTGAAGGAGCCCGAGCGCCTGAACAACGTCGCGTGCAGTGGCTCGTGCTGGTTCCGGGTGGAGGGCGCGTCGCGCAAGGTGGAGGGCAAGTGGGTGAAGGACTTCGAGAACGCGGAGCAGCCCTACCGCATCAGCATCACCACGGTGCCGGACAACGGCGGCGAGGAGCGCGAGCCGAACAACAACCTGGAGCGCGCGCAGGAGCTGACGCTCGGCAAGGCGGTGCGCGGCACGGTGTTCCCGGTGAAGGACACGGACTTCTACCGGTTGGATTTGTCGGACCGTCCGGTGCGCACGCCGCTGAAGGCGACGCTGCTGGGCATCCTCAAGGTGGACGTGGGTCTGTACCTGCACCGCGTGCAGCCGGACGGGAAGCTGTCGCTCGTACAGACGGCGGACCGGGCCAAGGGCGACCAGCCGGAGAGCATCCGCTTCAGCGCGGAGCCCGGCGTCTACATCTTCGAGGTGCGTGACGCGAAGAACCGCGAGGCCAACTTCCAGGACTCGTACCAGCTCACGGTGGAGGAAGGTGAGCAGTGA